The following nucleotide sequence is from Hevea brasiliensis isolate MT/VB/25A 57/8 chromosome 7, ASM3005281v1, whole genome shotgun sequence.
AAGTGTTTAATTAAAAAGTActtaaagtaatttaatttattaaaattactaaaaataataTGTAGTTAAGTGTTGTAGTTATTAAAATAaggataatattgatattttaaaaaattattaaaataatataatcttttatttactcaaaaattaattttaaaataagtaaataaatcataaataagaTACCTTCATTTATAACTTGTAActtattgaaatatttttttttagtttaaaatcAAACAAGTGCTAATCAACTTAtaactttttatttataaataaatttaattgacttataaatcaaattaaatattttctttttctctctatcCAAACAGAATTTAAATTGAGTGCGGAGAATTTATTTTGACGTCTTAAATATGAAGTCCACTCACTATAGTATAgttgtttattttataattatgttaggACCTAAACTTGACTTGGCCGACTCAAGAATTCTACCAGTTTCTATTCTAGAGTTTGCAAGTTTTTTTTGTTGGTCTGAATTGCAAGTTTACTTAATCATGAATAGTTTGTGCTGGAAATAATTTGTCGTTagctaggtcaaaagacaacttggactTTAGTTCGCATGAGTGTACATCTAGTTGGACTACATTACGTGGCCCACCCAAGATAATTATGTTGGGTCTATAGTAGTTCTCACCATTGCTCTTATATTTGGACTATGACGAAGTCCACGTAAGAAAAATTCTTACTTGATTcggtatattataaatataaaatattaaaaaataatataatatatttaataaatgaatCTTATAAATCGTAAAAAATGTGGTGATCATTGGTGCTTAATAGCGGGTTGGCCACCCCGGTAGCCTTGAAGAGAGTTGGGGTTCGATCTTTGATCTCAGAGAAATCAGAAACGCTCCGATCCACTGGTGCAGCCTTAACCCCTCACACCAAATGCTTGGCTCGCTCTTGATGCTCTTGGCGTTTCTAATAAACTTAATTCCCTTTCTACTCCTTTCACAAGGTTTGTAAATTAATGCTTCATAATCAGCCAGAAAATTTGTTTAATTACATAAATATGTGATTCTTAATcttcttataattattattagtgGTCCTGTGACAAATGTGGCTACGGGCGCTGTTCAAGAGGTCTTATTCACTGTAAAATCTCAAGGACCCAGATCAGTTCATCGCAAAGCTCTATTAGAGGCTCCAGCAGAAGAATTGCCTGctgattcaattcaattttcttcCAAGTTTACCTCTATTGAACAGCACAAACTTGGAGATGCTTCCATTGTTGTCCTTCATTTGGAAGATGGAACTACTATCAAATCAAAGGTATATATATCATAACAAGTAATGTTCATGTCATGAGTTCAAAGTTAACTCAGTAGTACTCGAGTTGGAGCCAAATGAACCCAAAAAAGAGTTTTAATTGAAGAAAAAGATTAACCTTTTTATGGGGATGCTATTGTAGGTTTTGATTGGTTGTGATGGGGCGCACTCGGTGGTGGCAAAACGGCTTGGACTCTGCACCAGTTCATTCAGGTCAAGCAGCAGTGCTTGGATTGGCAGTTTTTCCACAAGGCCATGGGTTTAATAAAGAAGTCACGCAGTTTAAGGATGTTGGGAAAGGGGCTGGTTTCGTCCCTCTAAACGACAAAGAGTTATACTGGTTTTTCAATTGTCCTGAAGGGGAAAACATGGCACAAGACCCACAACTAATACAGAAGGAAGTGATTGAGAAGTATGCATACAATTTTCCCTCACAATACTTAGACGTGGTCCGTCACGGTGGCAGGTGGCGCTATGCAGCTAATGACATCTCATCTAGCACAAGGTGGGTGTTCAGCTTTAGAGGATGCAGTTGTATTGGGCAGACACATTGGGAATTCTTTTATCATAAATGAGAGACTACTTGTTTCAGAGGATATGGCTCGAGCCTTAGATGGGTATGTGAAAGAAAGGTGGTGGCGAGCAGCTACTCTCATCACTGCTTCCTTTCTATCAACATGGATGCAACAAGGTGGCTCTTAATGGTGGAAGAAAGTTTTCTATGCATTCATCTAAGTTTTCTATGCATTCATCTTCCCTATGTTGCTCGTTATGATTGCGGGACACTGCCAAGCGTCTTTGCCTCTGCTGAGCTGCAACATTCCTCTAATAAATCAGACTAGATTTTTTTTTCAAGAAGTGTCCATGTGTATCATTTGCATTTGAGTTGGGTTGGTCTAAAACCAATTAGGTTAGAATTTTTTTCTACTAATTTTCAGCAAAGCCATGAGGTTATGTGGGTAGTAATAAATTGTTTAAAAAGGCTGTTTAATTATGTTTAAgtgtttattattaaaatatattaaatttaatacatAAATAATTGTTAATAATATCTTACTTATATATTTAAGATAAATATATGATATGATTAGTGCTTCCTAAACATCTTATAAGTAGTTGCACAGCAATTCTGTCACAGTCACACCTCTTTCCAAACATTCAATCTTATTTTGGTCCAAGTTAGTTTTCAATGGAGTTTTGTCCATTGACAGTCCAAATTGATTGCAACTGTGCTTGAGTTTTATGATCAAACAAGAATTTTCAAATGATTGAATGAGGAACAATGAGTTAAAGAATAAGATAGTATTAGGCTTagttcaaaataaataaataaaacctttttgtgaaattgtaatttaatctaattatttaaattttaatcatttagatcaaattgaataaattagttataattttaatttccatttATGTTCCTTCCTTTAGGTATGTAAACCGCTGCTCTCCTTCCCCATGCCTTCTGATCATAATAAGCCTATAAATTTGTTTAATAAGTGCCTCCATATCCTCTCATAATTATTAAGGGCACTATAATCAATGTGGCTACTGGAGCTGTTCAGGAGGTCTTCTACTCTGGAGCCTAAGGTCAGAAACCCAGATCAGTTCATCGCAAAAAGCTCCATTAGAAGCTCTGGCACAAGAATTGCCAGCAAATTCAATTCGGTTTTCTCCAAGCTCACCGCTATTGAAAAGCGAGAACTTGGAGGTGCTTCCATTGTTGTTCATTTGGAAGATGAAACTACTATCAAATCAAAGGTACAAGTGAAAACAATTTAGTTCATTTGTGTCCCAAATTGCAGGACAGCAAGAGTTAAACCCTGATCATTTTGAAACCCTGATCATTTTGTCCCCTTTTAAGAATTTTATGCAGAGGAAAGATAACCTTTTGTGATTGCAGGTTTTGACAGGCTGTGCTGGGGTGCACTTGGTGGCGGCAAATTGGCTAGGACTCTCTGCACCAGTTCATTCTGGTGGATTGGCGGTTTTTCAACAAGGCCATGGGTTTAGCACAAACTGAAGCAGTTCTTGTATGCTGGCAAAATGGCTGGTTTCATCCCTCAAAATGACAGATTTATTGTGCTTTAACTTGCCCTGAAGGAGAAAATAGGGTTTTTTCTAAGTAAGTGGATATGGAAAAAAACATAAACACACAAAGGGTGACTTACAAAATATTTACTAAAGAGATGTTTTTCCCTAGGTAGGAGCTTGGATGCTTAGCATCCTGCTGAAGTGGATAGCTTGCTTCTTTTGAAGCTttatatgctttttttttttgtgggtcCACGCTCTCCAAATCAGCAacactactataagtagcgtctaaACAGTTTTTTGTCTTTATCTTGTTCCACCTGACAAAAAGCAGCACTTTTGTAAATATTTTGTAAGTCAGTGTTTATTTTTTCAAGTCCACCTGTTTGGAAAAAAAAACTGATAAAACTTTGCACGAGACACACTCAagccaaaactaatacaaaaacaTGTGATTGACAAGTATGCAAAGAATTATCCCTCGCAGTACTAAGACGTGGTTCAACATGGCATCGATGGAATTTCATATCTGGAAATCTAAGGAAACATCACAGTGGTTGGCGATGCTATGCATCCAATGACACCTGATCTGGGATAAGGTGGGTGTTGAGCTCTAGATGATGTAGTTGTACTTGTATTGGGCAGACACAATCGGGAATTCTTTATGAAAAAACAGAGGACTATTTTTTCCAAAGAACGTGGCTCAAGCAATGGGTGGGTATGTGAAAGAAAGAAGGTGGAGAGCTGCTTGACTGATCAAGGTGGGTGCAACAAGGCGGTTCTCAACGGTGGATGGAATTTGTAAGGGATGCAATTTTCTATGGACTCCTCGTCACTATTGTCTTTAATGCTTGATTGTGGGACACTGCCTAGTGCCTGGCATCTCTGCCTCTGGCTTCCTCCAATAAATCAAACTAGCAAAATTGTCTATAGGATCTTATTTGTATCTCAGTTCAGTTGGGTTAGTCCAAAAACAGAAATAGGTTAGAACAattgttttcatttttaattttttactcgTGTAAAAATGAGGCTATGCACTCACAGGTCTAGTTCTTATTATtcgaaattaaaaattttaattcctaTTATTAGTTAATGACTCTACACTTCactttttcatataaaataatgaatttattattaaactttaattcctaaattaaaattttaaaacaaaaaataaagaTTCCAAAAGACATCCAGACAGCAGTTCTAGCAAAGATATGACTTTAAAGTTTTTAGGCATTAGACCAACAGCTAATTTATATGAATATAAACATCAATATAAGACTCCTTAACTAAGAGGTACTGCATAATATTTTTGATAACCCTGCAACTAAAACTTTCCCAAAAGAACCAATTCCACAAATGATGAGAACAACTGTTTTTGAGAAATCAACATAACCCAGATTAAACCACACGATTTTATGAATTGTACAACACATTTCTTAGAGCATTTCAATTATTAAAACAGATTGAACACAACAGGGAAAATCAAATCCCTTAAACAATTCAGTTTTTGCTGAATACTTGCAGAAATGATCTACTTGAATAAAGTTGAAGCCTGATCTTTTCTAGAAATTAGCATGCCAAATAATTGCATAACTTCTTAAAGGTACAACCATTTTTTAAATCCACCAATGCTATATCCAATAAGCATTTAAATAGTCAGGACAcagaaataaaatagaaaaataagcAGCGTACCAGTAAGTGGAAAAAGTTGGTACTTGGTGATGTAATAGCTGGAAAACACAGCAACATCACCCCTTCTAGATGCAAGTGAAACAAATTCACAAAATGAAGGGCATAAAGCATCCAACCCAAGACAGAAAGCAGCTGCTGTGTTACTCTCGTAAGCATTTGTTCACAAATCTGCCAAGGATACTAGAGGAAGAAGAAATTGTTCAGTAATTTTGGGTGCCTATTATTGAATCACTGGCAACCAATCATTGTTATTCCTACAAATTTTCCAAATCTCTCAAGCCCACTGGATCGTGAGTCATCAGAGCATCTGTTGCAAAGTGAGCTCACACTAACTGCCATGAGTGCTGAACATTGCTACATGATCCTCCGTCATTTGATTCCTGTGTGGTTGTAGAGATAAGGAAAGCCACTGTTTCCCCTGATGCTCACAAGTATTGAATGGCGTTGGAGGCTCAAGGTGCCACTCAGTGCAGTTTTTAGCTATTTGAGACTCTTCAGTCGTCCTTTTCTTCAACTTCAAGTTCAAATCAAGATCGAGTTCCAAGTCATTATCACAACTTCTCTTGAGATCAAATGACGTTGACTCCATTTGACGACTTACAGATTGGCTAACACTTGGATCCTCCACTACCTCATCTTGCTTGTAAACCAGATAGACCCCGCAACTTTTCAGGATTGAACCAATTGATACTCCAAGGACTTTAAATGAAACCTCAAAGTGAGACAAACCGTCGTGCTTCAAATGCAAGCCCTTAATAAAACGACGTGGAAGATAGTACAACCACATATGATCCGACTCCAATGAAAAGAACTGTCTGGAAAACATTATCACATTTTGACCATTGATGAAAACTTCACGTGATATGTTTGCTGTCTCTCCATCCTTTAAACTTAAAATGGCACAAAGAACCAAGGCTCTGATTTTCTCGCTCTTCTGTGAGGGTACTTGGAATGATAAAGAATCCTTTTCACTAAAATGGCTAAACCAATCTGGAATCTCACTTCCAGGAAGAAATATTTCAATCCGAAGATCCTGACGAAATTTCTGTTACATGAAAATCACCAAATAATGGTTAGGGCTAACaaataaaggaaaaattttaaaggTATCTAATTCAACTCTCACTAACTCACCAACAACTTTTAAAAAAGAATGTATGCACATGCACAGTTATGCACACTTACAGAAACACATTTGTGGCTGAAGACAGCAAGAGCTAGAGGGGACACTAATGACAAATACTGTTCAAGTTTGAAGAAAAGCTAACCTTACTCAGTAATGACCTCTCAAGAAATTTGCCCTCATTTTCAGCAAGTTTGTGGCAGTTGGAGAAGTCAATATCATGAAGTTTGCTTGGCCTCTCCTCTTTATTACATCTAAATACCCTTTGTAACTGAGAAAATCTTTCCAGTGATCGACAATCTCTTGCTTCTACTTTTTTCATATTCATTGGAAGCTCTGGAATTTCTTGGACCTTCTTACAGTTGGATAATTTGAGGCTCCTCAAGTTATTCAGTAGGCGAATGCTTTGTGGAAGACTGGCAAAATCATTACCTGAAAGATCCAAATCCCTCAACATAGAAAAGCAATGATGGTCCATTAGGAAATTGATTCCCAACAAATTGCAGTTTTGTAGATCCAGAAATCTTAACATAGGAAACCCTGATGACTGTCCGTTACAAGTCAATGGAAACTCATCAAATCTAGAGCAACCTTCAAGAAGTAGACGCTTAAGATGCCGCAACTTATAAATGCTACTTGGAAGATTGTTGAGGTTTTTGCAAAAAGTCACGGTTAAGACTTTAAGCCCAGTAAGATTTTCAATTGATGGAGGAAGAACTTCTATTGCTGTCCCATGTAGACAAACTTTCTCCAGCCATTTCATCTCTTCCACAATATCAGGAAATGCCTCAAGTTTTGTGCAGCCAGTAAGAAGAAGTGTCCGAAGAGATCTCAATTTGAATCTACTAGGAAGACTTTTCAGGTTAGAGCAGAACTCAAAGCTCAAAAATTCAAGTTTATCAAGATAACCAACAGACTGATGAACCTCAACTAATTTTGAACAACCTCCAAGATTCAACCTTTCAAGATTTGGGATGAATGAGAAGTCTGGTGTTTCTATTAGGGATTCACAATCTCTCAAATCCATAAATGTCAAGTAATTCTGTAAAACACATAAGAAAattaatatatacatacatataagatGCTGTCAtacaaaatttatatataaaaagaaaTGCTAAACAATTATGTAACCTTGAATCCTTCCCCAAATTGCCTGATGTAGCTACCATGCATGTTAATCCCAACAAGTTTTCTTGCCCGAAATCCAGATGGCATTGATGGCAATGGACATGCAGGCCATTCAAGCCACCTTAACTCATTAGGAAGATCCACAGGACCTCCAGTAATATGAGCATTGCGGATTAACAGTATTCGAAGTCTTCGCATTTTCAAAAATGCTTCAGCACTCAACTGTATCTCTTCAGATTCAGGTAGGTCTACCAAAATGCCTTCGATGTCATCTGTTCCCTAAAAATTCAAAGTATTTAAACCATACAACGTTTTAGAAATTAGTCAATTATAATGATGTTTCTTGTGAACAAGAAAGAGGAAAAAATGTAGCATCTAAACTTAGAGGAGAAATGCTCTATTCATGTGGACTTACCATATTTCCCGCGAGAACCTCAAGAACATCCTCATGAAACCACAATCTGCTGCGCCCATTAGGTTTTGCAGATTGCTGGCGAACAACTTCTTTGCCCATTGATTGTACTAAAGCATGCATCTGTATCTTATTGTTTTCTATGCTTATCAAGGACTTCTCAATGAGGACTTTTACTCCAATGACTGGGTTGAAATCACATGCATCTAGAATTTTCATCACAACATCTTTGTCCATCCCTTTAAAGAAGCATGCAATGTCAAGGAAAATGGCTTTCTCATTATCCTCTAGGCCATCATAGCTTATCTTGAGTATTTCAAATATTCGTTTATTAGGACTTTGTTTCAGCCTAGCCATTTCGCTTTCCCATTCAGGCACGGGTCTTTTGTACAAAAAGGAGCCCAGCACAACAAGAGCTAAAGGAAGGCCGTCAGCATAATTTACAAAGCAATGTGAAAGCTCTGCATAATCATCCGGAGACTGGGAATTCCTAAACGCATTCCAACTAAAAAGCTCAAGAGCATCACCATGAGTTAATTTTTTAATCTTATATACTCTTTCCACTTCATGGACAACTAGCAAATGTTCATCTCTAGTTGTGATAATGATTCTGCTTCCCGCACCAAAGCAATTTAGTGCAGCTAATTTTTTCAATTGGTCCACATTATCCACATCATCAATAACAATAAGAACCCTTTTACTGCATAACCTCTCCTCTATGCAATTGATTCCTCTAGCAAAGTTACCCATCATCACATTTTTATCTCCTATTATCTCAATAAGAACGGTTTCTTGAAGAGTTTGCTCTGAGGTTTTTCTAACATTTTCAAGAAAGCAACTCccttcaaaatgattagcaatttTGTTATAAACGGCTTTGGCAAGAGTCGTCTTGCCTATTCCACCGGTTCCGCATATCCCTACCATGCGAACATCTTTTAACATACAAATCACCTCATCTACATGGGATTGTATCCCAACATGATGTTCAGGGACAGGTAACAATTTGCGGTTCAGTTTAGCTGAGACATCTTCAACAATACTCtgaataaatttagcctcatccCTGCCAATTTTAAATCATGTACAACAAATAACAATAAAAAAGCCACCACAAAGCAGAGCCAAAACAATTAAGAGTACAACCCTGTGATGATAATTTGGTTCTcattaattataagaaattaaaattacttTTCTTATTCACAAGATTAAGGATCACAATGGATAATGTATTGAAAAATTTTAAGATACTGGAACGTATCCCAGTTTAATATTATTGCTATTCAAATCCATTTTAAACCTGATGATCACTATCTATTTATTACCCTAATCCATTTACTTATATTTATTCAattgataatttaaatataaatatttttattaataatttatattttaaaatttaataatttaaaaaaaaatatttaaactttatttgaaaataaaattattaaaaaaattatatttaattaataattttataaatgagATTGAGTAACttgtaaattaaaaaacaaagtaTGCATAGAAATCTCCCTACTTGAAACCACACAAATATTAATTATAGAATCCAAATCATTCTCAAACTTGATGATAATAGACTACCTAAATCTATTTATGTCCAACATAATAAAACGGATCCGATATAACACCCAAAAAATACTTCACCCGTTGACATCACTGCACAAGATATTCAATTTAGCTGTTCTGTCCTTGTAATTATGAGTAGCATCACAtacatgaaattggaaatgaaaaagaaaaatcatcaaACACTTCAAGGGTTGACATTATTACCTATTGTTATCCAAGTGAAACCCAGCCAATTTAACAGCCTCGGTTAGAGCTTCCCTCCATTCTTTCAACTTCTCCTCCGAATGCGCTTCAGATTTATCAAATGCTTGACCAAACCTGCCTGTCTGGTGCTTTACATCCTCAGGATCCACCTTGTAGAAGAGGGGGATAACGACATGGTGTTTTGACTCATGCTTAAAAGAAAGCATCGTCAGCAATTCATCCAAGCAATACGAAGAAGAAGCATAGTCTTGAGAGAAGACAACAACGGAGATCCTTGATCCTTTGATCGCGTCAACAATCGAAGGAGTGATCTCTTCTCCTCTCTCAATCTTCCAATCGATGAAAGTGTTGATTCCTTTCATGCGCAGAGCTTGATATAGATGGCTGGTGAAGTTAGTGCGAGTTTCTTTGCCTCTGAAGCTCAAGAACACATCGTGCTTCCACTGAAAATTTTTTgaggaggaagaagaagcagCCATGGTCGTCCACTGCAAATTTTTGGAGGGCAGAAATGTTTCCACTGCCTCCTCAGTCCTCGCTACTCCAGTCAATAAATCCTCTCCCCTCCTTCTTGCGGGAAGGCCCAATGAACGTGTGGGCCCGTCAAAAAAAGGAAAAGGGCAGAAGGGTAAATTATAGAATGATCCGATGTTTGACAAAACAAAATTACAGATTAATCCTTTGACAAAAAGATTCATTCCCACCAGTCAATCATATATTGAAtatctaaataaaaataaaattttaagatcAGGAAGATTGAacaatatttaaaagaaaaattaattgtaACTCAAAATCGAATGGattgatttttcattttagtGATAATTAATGgtaatttgaattttatttagATGGAAGAATTACATagtaaatgaaattaaattttaggaATCTTAGAGTTAGATTTCCAAATAATAAGGATCAATATGTAATTTGACAAACCtacgaatttttttttttctttgtcatGTACAAATCCTAAAAATCATTCTGTAATTTACGTACAAGAGGATTTTTCCTGCATGGAGCGTCCCCATATGGAAGGCGCGTATTTTTTATGGGAGAGTGTTGGCACAAGCATGGCAGCCTTCTTGATCACCTGCTTCACATTTATCGCATACTCAAGATTCGGAATGCCACTTACTCTGTTTGTCTTTGTGGCCTCTTCCATTCTGCTGATTCCAATTTTTCATATCAATCTTGCGATCCTTGAACCCGACAATGGACATGATGTCATTTGCAGCCACGTTGGTGAAGCTGCTAAGAGATTGGTTCACTTATTTTGTATCGTACCACGCCAACCCATGATTCACGATGATTTCTTGTTCAAGTGTTATGGATACTGAAAAATTACTAGTTAGAGGGTCTTTTCTCAACTTTCCAATGAGTTTAATTGCAAGATTATGGAATGGGTCAAGTCATTTGCCAGGAAAGGTCCACCTACTCTGTTAAGAATTGCTAAGGAAGATTCGTCCTTCCATGTTGACCTTGTGAGCCTTCCAAGATTGTTTCTTGGCTTGAAATTTAAAGAAGCTTTATTCCTTAATTCCTTTCTGTTTGTTCTACAAAACACCCATTTTCGGTGAAAGTGCGAAGGACAAAGGTCTTCTCAATGGACATGAATCCTGGATGAAGAAATCCGGTTCTCTTTTGCGTGTTGCAGGCATCAAATTATGCTGATGTGGTGTTTCCGTTAAAATTAGCAGTGAGTTAACGGGAGGGTGTAATTGAACAcaatataatgatctaaccaagACAATGCATAAAGTGAAAATTTCTATTACTTgctttaaaataaagtaaatattactttattatgagaaataatgtaatttaatgaaattttataatttattttattaaattttataaaataattttcttcgttaattatagaaaatttattaacctaacaaaaaaaataatttttttttaaaaaaataatatatacaatattttttaataatgttaaaaaatattataaataaaatatatttatttaatatttcacatttaacttatattatttaattaaaattt
It contains:
- the LOC110673555 gene encoding disease resistance protein Roq1, whose amino-acid sequence is MAASSSSSKNFQWKHDVFLSFRGKETRTNFTSHLYQALRMKGINTFIDWKIERGEEITPSIVDAIKGSRISVVVFSQDYASSSYCLDELLTMLSFKHESKHHVVIPLFYKVDPEDVKHQTGRFGQAFDKSEAHSEEKLKEWREALTEAVKLAGFHLDNNRDEAKFIQSIVEDVSAKLNRKLLPVPEHHVGIQSHVDEVICMLKDVRMVGICGTGGIGKTTLAKAVYNKIANHFEGSCFLENVRKTSEQTLQETVLIEIIGDKNVMMGNFARGINCIEERLCSKRVLIVIDDVDNVDQLKKLAALNCFGAGSRIIITTRDEHLLVVHEVERVYKIKKLTHGDALELFSWNAFRNSQSPDDYAELSHCFVNYADGLPLALVVLGSFLYKRPVPEWESEMARLKQSPNKRIFEILKISYDGLEDNEKAIFLDIACFFKGMDKDVVMKILDACDFNPVIGVKVLIEKSLISIENNKIQMHALVQSMGKEVVRQQSAKPNGRSRLWFHEDVLEVLAGNMGTDDIEGILVDLPESEEIQLSAEAFLKMRRLRILLIRNAHITGGPVDLPNELRWLEWPACPLPSMPSGFRARKLVGINMHGSYIRQFGEGFKNYLTFMDLRDCESLIETPDFSFIPNLERLNLGGCSKLVEVHQSVGYLDKLEFLSFEFCSNLKSLPSRFKLRSLRTLLLTGCTKLEAFPDIVEEMKWLEKVCLHGTAIEVLPPSIENLTGLKVLTVTFCKNLNNLPSSIYKLRHLKRLLLEGCSRFDEFPLTCNGQSSGFPMLRFLDLQNCNLLGINFLMDHHCFSMLRDLDLSGNDFASLPQSIRLLNNLRSLKLSNCKKVQEIPELPMNMKKVEARDCRSLERFSQLQRVFRCNKEERPSKLHDIDFSNCHKLAENEGKFLERSLLSKKFRQDLRIEIFLPGSEIPDWFSHFSEKDSLSFQVPSQKSEKIRALVLCAILSLKDGETANISREVFINGQNVIMFSRQFFSLESDHMWLYYLPRRFIKGLHLKHDGLSHFEVSFKVLGVSIGSILKSCGVYLVYKQDEVVEDPSVSQSVSRQMESTSFDLKRSCDNDLELDLDLNLKLKKRTTEESQIAKNCTEWHLEPPTPFNTCEHQGKQWLSLSLQPHRNQMTEDHVAMFSTHGS